Within Diospyros lotus cultivar Yz01 chromosome 15, ASM1463336v1, whole genome shotgun sequence, the genomic segment TTAGATACAGGCTGCGGAGATATATAAGAATATGGAGTGTGAGCCGCCGGTGAGCCCAACCGGGCAGTACTTCAGCAGCTCCGCCATGTCCCTCTGCATCCTGGCTGTTCTGGAATCCGAAATTCCCATTGATGACtcccaaactctctctctcctcaacCATGTCTTCCTTCCCATCAACCCCCGCTTTTCCTCCATCATGGTACGATCTCGCTCTCTCTATATAGCACTTATATATCATTGCAGATAGTTACTATgagaaatcaaaaagaaaacaagacacagaaaatttaaatgtggcttaatatatatacaaatgatATCAGAATCATGCATTCTTAAAAGTAAGATTAGAATTGCCTAacaatatctattatatattatagaaaCAAAATAACCCATTTGCTTTATAAAGCATTATTAGATTCTTAAGTGACTTAAACTTAGGATCACCACGTCAGACAGAGTAAgagtaattttaagtttttaggACATAAATCAAGTGATTAGATCATGATAAGTTAAGATTTACACCAATAAAtcttgagtttaatttttttaatcctgtgtaataaaataaaatctctacttaatttttttttttttttgtccaaatCAAAGGTGCTAGCAGTGAAAGATAGCGCAAGGATGATAATGGCAAAAGTAACTTTATGATTAGGCCAACCTTACTATCTTCATTTATGGTTATTActaaacccaaaaataaaaaatgttgatttaagataaacttaaaaacaaataaaaactaaaGTTGCAATCACCGTACACGCCGGTTTTAAAAGGGAGTCTTTATTTGATATAATTAACATCTTTTTCACTCTTGTGTGCAAATTACGATCACCCAACGGCATTTCTACTGTTCATTTGCGAATCTGTGATCATGCAATATCAGGTTGCCGACAAGAAAGGAGCCAAAAAATGGAAGAGGGTTGAAGTGAAGCTGGAAGACCACATTAAGGTGCCTCGTTTTCCGGTCGGAATGTCGCCGGAGTTCTATGACGGCTGCTTTGACGACTACTTGTCGACGATAGCCTTGGAGCAGATTCCACCAAACCGACCGTTATGGGAAGTTCATATCATCAAGTACGCCACGAGCAACGCCGCCGGGAACTGGGTGTTCAAGCTTCACCATTCGCTCGGCGATGGCTATTCTCTGATGGGAACACTTCTCTCTTGCTTGCAGAGAGCTGACAATCCGTCTCTTCCTTTAACTTTTCCTTCTATTCGATCGAATTCAAAGCAAAAAGATGGGAAGATCAGAAGCGTCTTCAAAGTTGTGCCTCGAGTTTTATCTAAGCTTGCCAATACTGTGTTGGATTTAGGGTTCGGTTTGATGAAGAGTAATTTTGTTGAAGATGGCCGGACTCCAATCCGATCAGGTGAAGATGTTCAGTTTCGGCCGATCACAGTAACCACTTTAATGTTTTCCCTTGATCAGATCAAACAAATCAAAGCCAAGCTTGGAGTGGTAAGAACTAATGTTGTTTACTCTTATAGTAATGTAAATTATATCTACCTATGCTACACtcagacaaaaataaataataataataataatctatatgttcttatgtaaatattttatactaaataaCAATTAACATCCTtagcaaattaaaaaaaaaaataacaagatgtaatatttctttaattaattaaaaattaatttgatgggTTGAAAACCAGCATATATAATAAAGTCATAAACTTTTCTAATATTCACTTTTCTTATAAAAAGTCTGCGAATAATATAATTTCAATCAATTGACAGACAGTAAACGATGTGATAGTGGGAGCAGTATTCCTAGGAACTCGGTTGTACATGCAAGCAGAAAGTCAGGAGCAAGGGAACGCAGCCTCCACGGCGCTGGTGGTGCTCAACACCAGGGCCGTTGGTGTGGGTTACAACTACAAGACGGTGAGCGAGATGGTGAAGCCGAACGCTGAGATGCCATGGGGCAACCACTTCACCTTCTTACAGGTCGCCATTCCAAAGCTGAGTTCCTTGAAGTCATCCAACCCCACCAGCTTTGTCATCAAAACTCATAGCATTATCAAGAGGAAGAGGAACTCCGCCACCGTTTTCATCACTGCTTGGCTATTGGAGAAGCTAAGAAAATTCAGGGGCCCAGAGGTATGTCCTCCTCACCCACCCTTCCTAGATCGCATTCGCATGACAAGCTCGTAATTATTTGCTTAAAATCAAATTTCCCAAATAAACCCATTAACTTTTTGTCACTTggatttggtttttttttttttttttagttttaacatTACCCAAAATGCATGCTTATTTGacaaaaatactcttaaatttttttatcttattaatttaCAAACATGTCATTCACTATAAAAGCCCTCCCTGTAAATTAtacttcattatttttttttattattatcactTCAACAACTTTGTTTTTCAGGGAGGAAAATGCTTTTGTTTTTCAGTGGACTAGTATAAATTGTCCGGCaatgttaatttaaagaaatatattttttatttttaaataaaatgtatatttttagtttattatttttaaaaaaataattttattaatttataaaatatttcaaaatatgatatatttatcacTAATTAATAAGATTGTTTCAAggctaaaaataatatgtattaaatgaatattatgtaaaaataaaaataaaaacatttttaatgaaaaaaataaaagttcaaatattaagttccaaattttttatttatattattccgtgtcaaatttttattttgtttctttttcacaattaagtaaaaaaaatatattaaatttaaattacaaagatatatataaaactaaacCTAATCCTAGTGGTATGCAATTTAAAAGGCAACTTATGTACTTTATGTCTCATAATGGTCTAactcataatttaaatttgatctGTTTAAATCAGTTTGATATTAAATGTAGATCTAATTACCCAAACTTGAATTTAGATCTAATTACATACAGCATAAATGCTCTAGAttagataataaattaaataaataatatttagtatatttcatatttaatattatatattacattttttataGGATCCATCTGATCGACTATCTATAGTTAAATCatttataatatatgtaattGAATTCATATTTAACTTTAGATATCCATTGATAAATATAAGATAGACAAATCGCCTATAAAATTAACATCtttaaatttaggtttaatttgaTGTCTTGTAGCTTAAACTTGACATGTTTTCATTAGttaattgtgaaaaaaataaaataatatggtaaaaatgagggctaaataatgcAAATTTgtgtacaaaataaaaaatttggtcagccctaaatttttaaaaattagacaAATTTGATACCCATGGTAAGTCAATTAATGGTACAGATCCGAGAATAACAACAATCAGGGTCTAAGGATAGCAAacatgattttgaaaatttatatactCAACTgataacaagaaaaaaagaaaaaaataattattaaatttgatattcaTTAAGTATAATATATAGGTGCCAAATttcctttttaagcttaatATCGTATTTGAATCCTTAACCAAATATAGTCGTACAGGTAGCAGCTCAATATGTGTACAAGACGATGAAAAATTCTAGCATGGCATTGTCCAATTTGATTGGACCGGTTGAACAAATGGCGCTCGCTAATCACCCCATTAAAGGATTATACTTCACTTTGGCCGGCAGTCCAGAGGTACACACCCCCAACTCCCCCATGTCTTATACTTCAAAATGCAATGTGTTCGTTTTCAGGTACATGTCAAGTGATTGAGTCATGATAAACTGTGATTCATATCAGTAGATCATAGAT encodes:
- the LOC127791640 gene encoding wax ester synthase/diacylglycerol acyltransferase 7-like, producing MECEPPVSPTGQYFSSSAMSLCILAVLESEIPIDDSQTLSLLNHVFLPINPRFSSIMVADKKGAKKWKRVEVKLEDHIKVPRFPVGMSPEFYDGCFDDYLSTIALEQIPPNRPLWEVHIIKYATSNAAGNWVFKLHHSLGDGYSLMGTLLSCLQRADNPSLPLTFPSIRSNSKQKDGKIRSVFKVVPRVLSKLANTVLDLGFGLMKSNFVEDGRTPIRSGEDVQFRPITVTTLMFSLDQIKQIKAKLGVTVNDVIVGAVFLGTRLYMQAESQEQGNAASTALVVLNTRAVGVGYNYKTVSEMVKPNAEMPWGNHFTFLQVAIPKLSSLKSSNPTSFVIKTHSIIKRKRNSATVFITAWLLEKLRKFRGPEVAAQYVYKTMKNSSMALSNLIGPVEQMALANHPIKGLYFTLAGSPEASAVTMMSYVGKLRVAIRMEKGFMDPHKFSCCVETAFHMILKASN